The following are encoded together in the Vigna angularis cultivar LongXiaoDou No.4 chromosome 9, ASM1680809v1, whole genome shotgun sequence genome:
- the LOC108347570 gene encoding auxin response factor 9 isoform X2, translating into MLSRASNVSAEVVGSGDGEDELYEQQWKACAGPLVDVPRVGQRVFYFPQGHMEQLEASTNQELNQRIPLLHLPTKILCRVVNVHLLAEQETDEVYAQITLVPESNQDEPSSPDPCTAEPTRAPAHSFCKVLTASDTSTHGGFSVLRKHATECLPALDMSQPTPTQELVAKDLHGYEWRFKHIFRGQPRRHLLTTGWSTFVTSKRLVAGDTFVFLRGNNGELRVGVRRLARQASSMPSSVISSQSMHLGVLATASHAVATQTLFVVYYKPRTSQFIIGVNKYLEAVSTKFGVGMRFKMRFEGDDSAETDKRFSGTIVGIEDISPHWENSKWRSLKVQWDELAAVPRPERVSPWEIEPFVASSTPSVQPTIVKTKRPRPSSEVPDVDATSAASVFWDTDLPQPDTTQINVLAESKQNDNTGTWHHMQTDMNSKSNSNNTMLRNQTEGSWLSSPHSSCPSQLFQDTTDDSKSVSAWPVSKPHPSRLNNEHVLDQVDKESKVETATSYRLFGIDLIDHSRNSYAVEKASPHAVNVPKVTTEGCTSTLSQTDAGHMSEVPKASSKERKQEQQQVSPKESQSKQISRSRTKVQMQGVAVGRAVDLTMLDGYNQLINELEEMFDIKGQLQHRNKWEIVFTDDEGDMMLVGDDPWPEFCSMVRRIFICSSQDVKKMNCGSKLPISSVEDGTVISSDTTET; encoded by the exons ATGTTGAGCCGGGCGTCAAATGTTTCGGCCGAAG TGGTTGGTTCTGGTGACGGTGAGGATGAGCTGTATGAACAGCAATGGAAGGCTTGCGCGGGACCACTAGTGGATGTTCCTCGTGTTGGCCAGAGAGTGTTCTATTTTCCACAAGGCCACATGGAGCAA TTAGAGGCTTCAACCAACCAGGAATTGAATCAGAGGATTCCTCTGCTGCACCTTCCCACGAAGATCCTTTGTCGCGTCGTGAACGTTCATTTACTg GCTGAGCAAGAAACGGATGAGGTTTATGCGCAGATCACTTTGGTGCCGGAATCTAAT CAAGATGAGCCTTCAAGTCCTGATCCGTGCACTGCTGAACCTACAAGGGCACCGGCTCACTCGTTCTGCAAGGTCTTGACTGCTTCTGATACTAGCACCCATGGTGGCTTCTCTGTTCTCAGGAAACATGCCACTGAGTGCCTTCCTGCATTG GATATGTCCCAACCAACACCAACCCAGGAATTGGTTGCAAAGGATCTTCATGGTTATGAATGGCGGTTTAAGCATATATTTAGAG gtCAGCCACGCAGACACTTGCTCACAACTGGATGGAGTACTTTTGTGACTTCCAAAAGATTAGTTGCAGGGGATACCTTTGTGTTCTTGAG AGGGAACAATGGGGAATTACGTGTCGGAGTTAGACGTCTAGCTCGCCAGGCAAGTAGCATGCCTTCATCTGTGATCTCCAGTCAAAGCATGCACCTGGGAGTTCTTGCAACTGCCTCTCATGCTGTTGCAACCCAGACTCTTTTTGTGGTATATTATAAGCCAAG GACGAGCCAGTTCATCATTGGAGTGAACAAGTATTTGGAGGCTGTGAGCACGAAGTTTGGTGTTGGCATGAGGTTTAAGATGAGATTCGAGGGGGATGATTCCGCTGAGACTGACAAAAG ATTTTCGGGTACCATTGTTGGAATTGAAGATATTTCTCCTCATTGGGAAAATTCAAAATGGCGATCGCTGAAG GTTCAATGGGATGAACTTGCAGCTGTTCCAAGACCTGAGAGGGTTTCACCGTGGGAAATAGAGCCATTTGTAGCTTCTTCTACACCCTCGGTTCAACCCACTATTGTGAAGACTAAAAGGCCCCGACCATCCAGCGAAGTTCCAGATGTTG ATGCAACATCCGCTGCTTCTGTTTTCTGGGATACTGATCTGCCACAGCCTGATACGACACAAATCAATGTTTTGGCCGAAAGCAAACAGAATGACAATACTGGTACATGGCATCATATGCAAACTGACATGAATAGTaaaagcaacagcaacaacactATGTTAAGGAATCAGACCGAAGGAAGTTGGCTATCGTCTCCCCATTCCAGTTGTCCATCTCAATTGTTTCAAGACACAACAGATGATAGCAAGAGCGTCTCAGCTTGGCCTGTTTCAAAGCCTCATCCGTCCAGATTGAACAATGAGCATGTGCTTGACCAAGTTGACAAGGAGAGCAAAGTTGAGACTGCTACAAGTTATCGGTTGTTTGGAATTGATCTTATTGATCATTCTAGGAACTCATATGCTGTAGAGAAGGCATCTCCGCATGCAGTAAATGTACCCAAAGTTACTACTGAAGGATGTACTAGCACCTTGTCCCAAACAGATGCTGGCCATATGTCGGAGGTACCAAAGGCTTCTTCCAAGGAGAGGAAACAAGAACAGCAACAAGTGTCTCCGAAGGAGTCTCAGAGCAAGCAAATTTCTAGAAGTCGCACTAAG GTTCAAATGCAGGGTGTTGCAGTGGGTCGTGCTGTAGATTTAACAATGTTGGATGGTTATAATCAACTTATAAATGAATTAGAGGAGATGTTTGACATAAAGGGACAGCTTCAACACAGGAATAAGTGGGAAATTGTCTTCACTGATGATGAAGGTGACATGATGCTTGTGGGAGATGATCCATGGCC TGAATTCTGTAGTATGGTGAGGAGAATCTTCATTTGCTCCAGTCAGGATGTGAAGAAGATGAACTGTGGAAGCAAACTGCCAATCTCTTCAGTGGAAGATGGGACTGTAATAAGCTCAGATACAACTGAAACCTGA
- the LOC108347570 gene encoding auxin response factor 9 isoform X1, translated as MLSRASNVSAEAVVGSGDGEDELYEQQWKACAGPLVDVPRVGQRVFYFPQGHMEQLEASTNQELNQRIPLLHLPTKILCRVVNVHLLAEQETDEVYAQITLVPESNQDEPSSPDPCTAEPTRAPAHSFCKVLTASDTSTHGGFSVLRKHATECLPALDMSQPTPTQELVAKDLHGYEWRFKHIFRGQPRRHLLTTGWSTFVTSKRLVAGDTFVFLRGNNGELRVGVRRLARQASSMPSSVISSQSMHLGVLATASHAVATQTLFVVYYKPRTSQFIIGVNKYLEAVSTKFGVGMRFKMRFEGDDSAETDKRFSGTIVGIEDISPHWENSKWRSLKVQWDELAAVPRPERVSPWEIEPFVASSTPSVQPTIVKTKRPRPSSEVPDVDATSAASVFWDTDLPQPDTTQINVLAESKQNDNTGTWHHMQTDMNSKSNSNNTMLRNQTEGSWLSSPHSSCPSQLFQDTTDDSKSVSAWPVSKPHPSRLNNEHVLDQVDKESKVETATSYRLFGIDLIDHSRNSYAVEKASPHAVNVPKVTTEGCTSTLSQTDAGHMSEVPKASSKERKQEQQQVSPKESQSKQISRSRTKVQMQGVAVGRAVDLTMLDGYNQLINELEEMFDIKGQLQHRNKWEIVFTDDEGDMMLVGDDPWPEFCSMVRRIFICSSQDVKKMNCGSKLPISSVEDGTVISSDTTET; from the exons ATGTTGAGCCGGGCGTCAAATGTTTCGGCCGAAG CAGTGGTTGGTTCTGGTGACGGTGAGGATGAGCTGTATGAACAGCAATGGAAGGCTTGCGCGGGACCACTAGTGGATGTTCCTCGTGTTGGCCAGAGAGTGTTCTATTTTCCACAAGGCCACATGGAGCAA TTAGAGGCTTCAACCAACCAGGAATTGAATCAGAGGATTCCTCTGCTGCACCTTCCCACGAAGATCCTTTGTCGCGTCGTGAACGTTCATTTACTg GCTGAGCAAGAAACGGATGAGGTTTATGCGCAGATCACTTTGGTGCCGGAATCTAAT CAAGATGAGCCTTCAAGTCCTGATCCGTGCACTGCTGAACCTACAAGGGCACCGGCTCACTCGTTCTGCAAGGTCTTGACTGCTTCTGATACTAGCACCCATGGTGGCTTCTCTGTTCTCAGGAAACATGCCACTGAGTGCCTTCCTGCATTG GATATGTCCCAACCAACACCAACCCAGGAATTGGTTGCAAAGGATCTTCATGGTTATGAATGGCGGTTTAAGCATATATTTAGAG gtCAGCCACGCAGACACTTGCTCACAACTGGATGGAGTACTTTTGTGACTTCCAAAAGATTAGTTGCAGGGGATACCTTTGTGTTCTTGAG AGGGAACAATGGGGAATTACGTGTCGGAGTTAGACGTCTAGCTCGCCAGGCAAGTAGCATGCCTTCATCTGTGATCTCCAGTCAAAGCATGCACCTGGGAGTTCTTGCAACTGCCTCTCATGCTGTTGCAACCCAGACTCTTTTTGTGGTATATTATAAGCCAAG GACGAGCCAGTTCATCATTGGAGTGAACAAGTATTTGGAGGCTGTGAGCACGAAGTTTGGTGTTGGCATGAGGTTTAAGATGAGATTCGAGGGGGATGATTCCGCTGAGACTGACAAAAG ATTTTCGGGTACCATTGTTGGAATTGAAGATATTTCTCCTCATTGGGAAAATTCAAAATGGCGATCGCTGAAG GTTCAATGGGATGAACTTGCAGCTGTTCCAAGACCTGAGAGGGTTTCACCGTGGGAAATAGAGCCATTTGTAGCTTCTTCTACACCCTCGGTTCAACCCACTATTGTGAAGACTAAAAGGCCCCGACCATCCAGCGAAGTTCCAGATGTTG ATGCAACATCCGCTGCTTCTGTTTTCTGGGATACTGATCTGCCACAGCCTGATACGACACAAATCAATGTTTTGGCCGAAAGCAAACAGAATGACAATACTGGTACATGGCATCATATGCAAACTGACATGAATAGTaaaagcaacagcaacaacactATGTTAAGGAATCAGACCGAAGGAAGTTGGCTATCGTCTCCCCATTCCAGTTGTCCATCTCAATTGTTTCAAGACACAACAGATGATAGCAAGAGCGTCTCAGCTTGGCCTGTTTCAAAGCCTCATCCGTCCAGATTGAACAATGAGCATGTGCTTGACCAAGTTGACAAGGAGAGCAAAGTTGAGACTGCTACAAGTTATCGGTTGTTTGGAATTGATCTTATTGATCATTCTAGGAACTCATATGCTGTAGAGAAGGCATCTCCGCATGCAGTAAATGTACCCAAAGTTACTACTGAAGGATGTACTAGCACCTTGTCCCAAACAGATGCTGGCCATATGTCGGAGGTACCAAAGGCTTCTTCCAAGGAGAGGAAACAAGAACAGCAACAAGTGTCTCCGAAGGAGTCTCAGAGCAAGCAAATTTCTAGAAGTCGCACTAAG GTTCAAATGCAGGGTGTTGCAGTGGGTCGTGCTGTAGATTTAACAATGTTGGATGGTTATAATCAACTTATAAATGAATTAGAGGAGATGTTTGACATAAAGGGACAGCTTCAACACAGGAATAAGTGGGAAATTGTCTTCACTGATGATGAAGGTGACATGATGCTTGTGGGAGATGATCCATGGCC TGAATTCTGTAGTATGGTGAGGAGAATCTTCATTTGCTCCAGTCAGGATGTGAAGAAGATGAACTGTGGAAGCAAACTGCCAATCTCTTCAGTGGAAGATGGGACTGTAATAAGCTCAGATACAACTGAAACCTGA